A single Cottoperca gobio chromosome 5, fCotGob3.1, whole genome shotgun sequence DNA region contains:
- the setd5 gene encoding histone-lysine N-methyltransferase SETD5 isoform X5 has product MQQSSVVCCQDHNYGAPPPPTPPASPLSQTIIPRMDLNGVVRGSRYHETTEDNSADSDSSSEEDGAVASWCHCSLTPDGLLIKCDNCRGLNRRKGAEGQHRKTENVSAGESSATESGDEEVSPSTISYTATQHTPTSIKLTVNRVKRSKSKKRKKSTEKARGTPKGKKVKAFREGSRKSMRMKNSTTEASVLDENTAEGWESRIRQWTDQYEEALVNQYSADVQTLLQLHRAASNTVSKTESDSTKPPTTTQIHASGDAMDTINRTELACNNTVLGSQMQLQLGRVTRVQKHRKILRAAKNLEPDTLIIEYRGKVMLKQQFEVNGYFFKKPYPFVLFYSTFNEVEMCVDARTFGNDARFIRRSCTPNAEVQHMIAEGMIHLCIYAVCQIAKDAEVTIGFDYDFNSCNYKVDCACHKGNQNCPVQKHNLSPRESLLSSPSLPPPSPLVGAETRRRKARRRELENCLTGDSNQSLDQHQEAKDLQGTSDAEESLLDELKLEEGEEGEEDENGVAISSKRTCNSLERRRKRVGGAEVKEEGGESEDGAGNPAGITPIPQNTGVGVSTRRTTYVMEVPSIEEKTSLPNPPAPTAPPKPARPNKPRPKSRISRYRSSSSQRARRQRQALAQQAAAAAAAAAAMAATPSSADQGASLDEEGYQGPYGAEHGHGEGGLASHLLDGDGHSLNCINRGNLRYPKTKKYLVTEWLNDKVPGAEKVHQEVPVERLLRITTDPTVLATTLNMLPGLSHSSLICTTPRHYVRFGSPFNPERRRPRPLQMDGTYGCYKKRWIKQVEDESCSASLEDGTESTSSQQSTSSRSTPNPLSSEVNAPFKKRRSKYMAERIPAPSDHLLRPLSPITPPLPEDSLHPPLYTPCGSLLPNGLAYSPMPSLPASRCNTPLQFENISSPEASPVHRPESISPEPCLQTDFDIPRPQFPDLSLPSSLESPVAVSSDDFSLPGGPSDSQGPSSIGATSLNHVSCPSDLTSQNREQAFRTEFNLIYTCSPLNANLGNPVATDRHLSQSEGGFSPAESFHSSISGQGLLGDVGPGSMSPYVEPNYGGGYPDSGTPPHTSNPPQKKKRANQHTISLLTGKPDYQAIAVRSEYKPVQNMVSLLEYRKRKQGSGRDSEPAASSSSLGGTPTRSGSHYSQDCHQQMQPPASPHSSFSSSAHTSSIPQTEEVSPPDYQGSSGLPRHQDSNNQWMVPTTVERLREGQGVLERVLRSIKMERSYKRSDGSTEKESDAERYEMQAASPMKSPHRYSPSVYSQQSSESHRQTDSPSFLQQTANSPFRGSYSPSSGQSFFPRFSTAHPGVSQDHPPSSYPSRTPTPTSDSRLPAGSLHQQSGSSNVDGGHSYGSSHLKASLLNSSGPVGIPTPDPRAHDGQTKIDSGAHASRGSQQQVSRTLKSGSPGQTALQASSRLLSATGPTHYPQRGTSLSQFQHSPLQGPGKKTDYHILHKANH; this is encoded by the exons ATGCAACAGTCTTCCGTTGTGTGTTGTCAGGATCACAACTATGGCGcgccccctccccccaccccaccTGCCTCCCCGCTCTCCCAAACCATCATTCCCCGCATGGATCTCAACGGTGTGGTACGTGGCTCCCGATATCACGAAACTACTGAGGACAACTCGGCAGACAGCGACAGCTCCTCAGAGGAGGACGGGGCGGTGGCCAGCTGGTGTCACTGCAGCCTGACGCCGGATGGCCTGCTCATCAAATGTGACAACTGCAG GGGACTCAACAGGAGGAAAGGAGCAGAAGGCCAAcacagaaaaactgaaaatgtctCAG CTGGAGAGAGCAGTGCCACTGAAAGTGGTGACGAAGAGGTGTCGCCCTCCACCATCTCTTACACTGCCACCCAGCATACGCCCACCAGCATCAAACTCACTGTCAACCGGGTCAAAAGGAGCAAAtccaaaaagagaaagaagagcacAGAGAAGGCTCGTGGAACACCGAAGGGCAAGAAAGTCAAG GCTTTCAGAGAGGGGTCTAGGAAGTCCATGAGGATGAAG AACTCTACAACGGAGGCCAGTGTGTTGGATGAGAACACAGCAGAGGGATGGGAGAGCAGGATCCGCCAGTGGACGGACCAGTATGAGGAGGCTCTGGTCAACCAGTACAGTGCTGATGTCCAGACACTCCTTCAGCTTCACCGCGCTGCCAGCAACACCGTCTcaaagacagagagcgacagtaCAAAGCCTCCCACCACCACACAGATCCATGCCTCAGGCGATGCCATGGACACCATCAACCGCACTGAGCTGGCCTGTAACAACACAGTGCTGGGCTCACAGATGCAG CTCCAGTTGGGGCGGGTAACACGGGTGCAGAAACACAGGAAGATCCTCCGCGCAGCCAAGAACCTGGAACCAGACACACTCATCATTGAATACCGGGGAAAGGTCATGCTCAAACAACAATTTGAAGTCAACGGGTACTTCTTCAAAAA ACCCTACCCATTTGTGCTATTCTACTCAACATTTAATGAAGTAGAGATGTGTGTTGATGCAAGGACCTTTGGAAATGACGCCCGCTTCATCAGGAGGTCCTGTACACCTAATGCTGAG GTCCAGCATATGATTGCTGAGGGGATGATCCATCTGTGTATCTACGCCGTCTGTCAAATTGCAAAGGACGCTGAGGTCACCATTGGGTTTGACTACGACTTCAATAGCTG TAATTACAAAGTGGACTGTGCCTGCCATAAGGGCAACCAGAACTGCCCGGTGCAGAAGCACAACCTGAGTCCCAGGGAGAGCTTGCTCAGCAGCCCCTCCCTGCCACCTCCCTCCCCTCTGGTAGGGGCTGAGACCCGAAGAAGAAAAGCCCGGAGGAGAGAGCTGGAGAACTGCCTCACTGGTGACAGCAACCAGAGCCTGGACCAGCACCAGGAGGCCAAAGACCTGCAGGGGACCAGTGACgcggag GAGAGTCTGCTGGATGAATTGAAGctggaagagggagaggaaggagaggaggatgaaaatGGGGTTGCCATCTCCAGTAAAAGA ACATGTAACAGTCTGGAAAGGAGGCGTAAGAGAGTGGGAGGAgcggaggtgaaggaggagggtGGGGAAAGTGAGGACGGGGCAGGAAACCCTGCTGGGATCACTCCCATACCCCAGAACACAGGAGTGGGGGTCAGCACACGACGCACCACCTATGTCATG GAAGTACCATCTATTGAAGAAAAGACCTCATTACCCAACCCGCCTGCCCCAACTGCTCCCCCTAAACCTGCACGACCTAACAAGCCTCGGCCTAAAAGTCGGATCTCTCGCTACCGGTCAAGTTCATCCCAGCGTGCCCGGCGACAGCGCCAGGCCCTCGCCCAACAAGCAGCCGCTGCAGCCGCAGCAGCTGCAGCGATGGCAGCAACGCCATCATCAGCTGATCAGGGTGCTTCTCTGGACGAGGAGGGATATCAGGGCCCATATGGTGCTGAACATGGCCACGGAGAGGGCGGGCTCGCGAGTCATCTCCTTGATGGAGATGGCCACAGTCTAAACTGCATAAATAGAGGCAACTTACGATACCCCAAGACCAAGAAG tACCTGGTGACAGAATGGTTGAATGACAAGGTCCCTGGAGCAGAGAAGGTCCACCAAGAGGTGCCTGTTGAGCGCCTGCTCCGGATAACCACTGACCCTACGGTGCTGGCCACCACCCTCAACATGCTGCCAGGCCTTTCCCACTCATCGCTCATCTGCACCACACCCAGACACTACGTCCGTTTCGGCTCCCCCTTTAACCCAGAGAGACGCCGACCCCGCCCTCTCCAAATGGACGGCACTTATGGATGCTACAAAAAG AGATGGATAAAGCAGGTGGAGGATGAGAGCTGTTCAGCCAGTCTGGAGGATGGCACGGAGTCCACCTCCTCCCAGCAAAGTACCAGTAGCAGATCCACCCCCAACCCCCTGTCAAGCG aagTCAACGCACCATTTAAAAAGCGCCGCTCAAAGTATATGGCAGAGAGGATACCAGCACCCTCGGACCACCTGCTTCGCCCGCTGTCACCCATCACACCGCCGCTCCCAGAGGACTCCCTCCACCCTCCGCTCTACACCCCCTGTGGCTCTCTGTTGCCCAACGGCCTGGCCTACTCACCCATGCCCTCCCTGCCTGCCAGCCGCTGCAACACACCGCTGCAGTTTGAA AACATATCCTCCCCTGAGGCGTCTCCTGTTCACCGGCCGGAGTCTATCTCTCCTGAG CCATGTCTTCAGACAGACTTTGACATCCCTCGGCCTCAGTTCCCCGACCTATCACTCCCCTCCAGCCTGGAGAGCCCTGTGGCTGTGAGCTCAGATGACTTTTCCCTTCCTGGAGGCCCTTCAGATTCCCAAGGCCCATCATCTATAGGGGCCACTTCCCTGAACCATGTTTCCTGTCCTTCAGACCTAACCTCCCAAAACAGGGAGCAGGCCTTCAGGACAGAGTTCAACCTCATATACACCTGCTCGCCCCTCAACGCAAACCTGGGGAACCCTGTGGCCACAGACCGCCACCTCTCCCAGTCAGAAGGAGGCTTTTCCCCAGCAGAGTCTTTCCACAGTTCCATAAGTGGCCAGGGGCTGCTGGGAGATGTGGGCCCCGGATCCATGTCACCCTATGTCGAGCCTAATTATGGGGGAGGCTACCCGGACAGTGGCACACCTCCTCACACCAGCAACCCACCACAAAAGAAGAAG AGGGCCAACCAGCATACCATTAGTCTGCTGACAGGGAAGCCAGATTACCAGGCTATAGCTGTAAGAAGTGAATACAAGCCAGTACAAAATATG GTGTCTTTGCTGGAGTACCGTAAGAGGAAGCAGGGCAGCGGTCGCGACTCAGAGCCAGCCGCCAGCAGCTCGTCTCTGGGCGGGACCCCCACCCGATCTGGCTCTCATTACAGCCAGGACTGCCATCAGCAGATGCAGCCCCCCGCTTCCCCACACAGCTCATTCTCTTCCTCAGCACACACCTCCTCCATCCCACAGACAGAGGAGGTCAGTCCTCCAGACTACCAGGGCTCGTCAGGGCTGCCCAGACACCAGGACAGCAACAATCAGTG GATGGTCCCCACTACTGTTGAACGTCTAAGGGAAGGTCAGGGGGTTCTGGAGCGAGTGCTAAGAAGCATCAAGATGGAGCGGAGTTACAAGAGGAGTGATGGCTCCACTGAGAAGGAATCTG atGCAGAGCGTTATGAGATGCAGGCAGCATCTCCCATGAAGAGTCCACACAGATACAGTCCCTCTGTGTACTCACAGCAG tcatCAGAAAGTCACCGGCAGACCGACAGCCCGTCGTTCCTCCAGCAAACTGCCAACTCTCCATTCCGGGGTTCCTACAGTCCCTCATCAGGCCAGAGCTTCTTCCCACGCTTCTCCACCGCTCACCCTGGAGTGTCCCAAGACCACCCTCCATCCTCCTACCCCAGTcgcacccccacccccacctcaGACTCCAGGCTGCCAGCGGGCTCTCTACACCAGCAGAGTGGTAGCAGTAATGTGGACGGAGGCCACAGCTACGGCAGCAGTCACTTAAAAGCGAGCCTTTTGAACAGCAGCGGCCCAGTGGGGATTCCCACCCCGGACCCCAGGGCCCACGACGGGCAGACTAAGATAGACTCGGGGGCCCACGCCTCCAGGGGGAGTCAACAGCAGGTGTCTCGCACCCTGAAGTCGGGCAGCCCGGGCCAGACGGCGCTGCAGGCCAGCTCCAGGCTGCTGTCAGCCACTGGACCCACACACTACCCACAGCGAGGGACGAGCCTCAGTCAGTTCCAGCACTCCCCCCTTCAGGGACCCGGA